GTGACCTGCAGGCTGGTCGTGCGACGGGTCAAGCGGCTCCAACGCCTGGCCAGCGATGGCACCGAGCAGGGCGAACTGTTCGCGACCTACCGCCACCACGCCTTCATCACCAACAGCACCCTCGAGATGGTCGAGGCCGACCAGCGGCACCGTGACCACGCGATCGTCGAGCAGACCATCGCCGAGTTGAAGGACAACGCGCTCGCGCACCTGCCGTCGGGCAAGTACAGCGCCAACGCTGCCTGGGTCTCCTTGGCGGTGATCGCGTTCAACCTCGCCCGCGCCGCCGCGGTCGCCGCCGACCTTGCCAAGGCCCGCTGGGCGACCCTGCGCCGCAAGATCATCAGAGTCGCCGGCCGGATCGCCTCCACCAGCCGCCGGCACGACCTGCACCTCCCGATCCAGTGGCCCTGGGCCTACAACTGGGAGACCCTGCACGCCGTCGCGACCGCCCCACCCAACACGACGACCTGACCACCCAGCCCCAGCGGGCGCGACCGAGGACCTCGAAGTGGAAGAGCCGGGAACGACCGGCAGGTCAACCACGCCCACGAGCCGGTCCCCACCCCGATCCACCAAAGATCACCACTCACGAACCAACGGTGGTGGATCCGGGCTGAGCTGACGACCGCGGACAAGCGGACCGCCGAGCTCGAGACCGAACCCAAGATCGCTGGGTGCGGTCGAGCTGTTCAAGGAGGAAACCAGCCCAGAAGGGAGGTCAAATTGAGCGCTGCTGAGCGTCAGCCGGTCCAGGTCGCCTGCATAGTCTTGGGTGTGTCTGAATCCGGTCCCCGCGGAGACGCAGTCCGCACCATTCCACTTACCACCTACTGCTTCTCGGGTCGTCGGCGACACCGTCACCTAAGCAACCGTCAGGTCACGACCCCTGCTCAGGTGTGCCGGAGAGCCCGAGATACCTGAGTCCGACCTCGGTGATACTCCGGGCTGTGTCCACGCGAGACCTGGTGGGCAGCGCGAGATGGCTTACGGTGAGCCGCACCAGAGCTTCGGCGGCGTCGGACACCTCATCCTCCCGCAGACCGGCCACGTGGGAGGTGAGCCACTGAGCCAGGGAGCCGGAAGCGAGCTCCAGCAGCCGCACCGACGTGGTGAGCAGCGGGAGGATGCCAGTCGCGGAGGGTAGGGCATCGCGGTTGGAGATTAAGACGGCTCGGAGCAGGGGACTGTTCTCTGCTTCCTCCAGCACGAAGCCGACCGACGCCGCAAGGCCGCCGGCAGCGTCGGAGCCGTGATGCGCTAGCACGCCCTCGATACCCTCGATGAAACGCGCTGCCTCCCTCAAGGCGACGGCTTCACCCAAACCGGGCTTGTCGCCGAACTCCTTGTACAGAAGGGCGCGCGAGATACCCACAGCCTGGGCGATCTCGCTCATGCGCACCCGATCCCAGCCCCGCTCAGCGATCAGGTCATGGGCAGTCTCCAACACCTCTGCACGGACGTGCTCGCGGTAGCGCGCTCGCATGGAGGGGGACGACACGGTGGACAGAGTATCGACAACTGTCCGTCCGCGGACCGGTGTCGGGCAGACCACCGCCGTGACAATTAGACGATGATGTCCTAAGTTCGGACACAACTCGCTACTTGTCTCCAGGAAAGAGTCTCATGGTCAGCTCGAGCGGCACCGAAGTGGTCACCTACCCGCACCGACGCGGCGGGCACTGCGGCTCCGGAGCCATGCGGGACCTCCTGGAGTGGGCCGGACTGGGCTGGGGCGGTCCTCCTGATGAGGGCCTCGTCTTCGCCCTGAGCGGAGCCTTGGACCTCTCCTACGTCAGGGATGCGGCGCTCATGCCACCGGTGTACCTCGTGGGCCGGGGAGGCGACCTGGAGACTGACCTCCCGAGGCGCTTAGGCGCCGAGGTCTCCGTGCGCGCGACGGATGACCCGCAGGAGGGCTGGACGTGGGTGCGCGACGCCGTGCGAGACGGCCGTCCGGCCCTGGTGTGGGCCGACATCGCGGAGCTCCCCTACCTCCGCGTACGCCTGCAGATGAGCCGCCACGACATCGTCGTCATCGGCTACGACGACGAGCAGCAGCTCGCGCACGTCGTCGACAACGACCGGGACGAGGTGCAGCTCGTGCCCTACTCGGCATTGGCCCGAGCCCGCTCCTCCCAGGGTTTCCCCGTCCCGACGCGCCACACCTACTTCGACATCGCCTGGCCCGACCGGCTGCCCGACCTGGCCGAGATCGCGCAGACGGCGTTCGCCCAGGCGGCGCAAGCGATGACCACGTCCAGCGGCCCCACTATCGTCACCGGAAGGGATTCGGCGGTCGGGGCCACCGGGCTGGCTGCCGTCGATCTCTTCGCCGAGGACCTCGCTCACTGGCCGGAAGTCTTCCCGGACGATGTCCTGGACCTGGTCCTCCAAGGGCTCAGCGCCTTCGTCGAGAAGGCCGGAACCGGCGGCGGGCTCTTCCGCCGACTGCTGTCCAGCGGCGCCGCCGACATCGCACGCTTGACCGGGGACGCCCGAGCGAGCGAGGTCGCCGCCGCCGCGCACCTGTGCGCGGAGACATGGTCCCTCGTCGCGTCGCTGGCCCGTGGGAACGGCCCAGCACAAGGGCGGGTGGAGCAGGCCGCTCTCGCGGCCGCCGGACTACCCTCGCTCGAGCGGGACCTCGTCACCGCCCTCAAGACCGCGGCTGCGCCCCAGGACCTCCGGACCGGCGCCCGATGAGGGGCGAACTCGACCCACGAGAGGCCCTCGCCCCGAGCCGGTTTGTCAACAGCGACCACCCCGACGTCCGCGACTTCGCCACGTCCGTGGTGCGGGGTGTCCAAGATCCGCGAGAGCGGATCGGGCGGCTGTTCGCTGTAGTCCGCGACCGACTTCGGTACGACCCCTATAGCGTCTCCGCCGATCCCCCGGACTACCTGGCCAGCGCGATCATCGACGGTGGCCCGACCTGGTGCGTGCCCAAGGCGGTGCTGCTCACCGCTAGCCTGCGCGCTGCGGGAATCCCGGCCGTACTCGGGTTCTCCGACGTGCGCAATCACCTCAACAGCGCGGCTCTGCTGGAGTTGATGGGCACCGATCTATTCGTCTTCCACGGATGGAGCGCGGTGTATGTCGACGGGCAGTGGCGCAAGGGGTCGCCGGCCTTCAACTCCGAACTGTGCCGTCGCTTCGGCGTACCCCCGTTGGAGTTCGACGGGTCGCGGGATGCGTTGCTCCACGCAGCCGACGGCGCCGGCCGACGTCACATGGAGTACGTCCGCGAACGAGGAATGTTCGTCGACCTGCCGTTCGACGAGCTCATGGCGACGCTGCTGGACACCTACGGACCCGCCATGGTGCGCGGCTCCAACATGCCGCGCCCCGAGGATCCCCGCTTCGGCACGTGAACGCCTAGCTCACCGCCGCGGTGTGTCGGCCCCGCGCAGCTCGCACACCATCGAAGTGAGGGTGTCCTCGAGCCGTCGACGACCCACCTCGATGGCACGTGCCGACTCCAGGTTCCGCAAGTCCTCCAGCGGGATCGGCGGTCCGACAAGCACGCTCACACGTCGTCGCCACCCCCAGCGCAACCTCCCGCTGTAGGCGGGCAGGATCTCCTGCGCCCCCCACTGGGCGACCGGCACGAGAGGTACCGATGCCTCCAGAGCGATCCGCACCGCCCCTGACTTCAGCGGCATCGGCAGACCATCCTCGCGCTTGGTGATGGAACCCTCGGGGTACACCAGCAAGAGCCTCCCGTCGCGCGCCGCCCTTACCGCCTCCTTGTACGCGGCGCGTCCCGCGACGCGGTCGACTTCGACGTGGCCGGCGGCGCGGAACCACCTTCCCACGACCGGTCGGCCGAACAGGCTGTCCTTGGCCAGGAACCGGGGCACCCGCCCCTCGGCCAGGACCATTTCCGCGACCAGCAACGGGTCGAGGTACGAGACATGGTTGGCGGCCAGCACCGCCCCGCCCACCCGGGGAAGGCCCGCAACCCCGCGCCAATCCGGGCGGCGCAGCACCATCAGGACCGGTTTGCAGACCGCCACTGCCAGCCACCAAGCGGGGCCACGCCGGTCATCATGAGTCGGCCGGCGCTCGACGCTCGAGGTTGTTCGCACCTCAGCAATTGTAGACACCGGCCGCCCGATTGTCTGCCCTGAGGACAAACATGCGAAAATGTCTTCATGCGACTGTGGTCCTGGAGCGTGAGGAGCCCCCGATGAGCGATGCCGTGATAAGCGACTACGACACCGAGCCCTCCGCCGCGGGCGGTGAGATGGGTCTCGACGGGGGCACGGCGTCGACGCTGGATGCGTGGATTCAGTCCATGTCGCGGCCCACGCCGACGGCGATGGGCCGCCTACCCTCGCACTCCCCCACCTGCGCGGGATGCGGAAAGGAGAACCCAGCCGGCCTCGCACTGGAGGTCGATGCCACCGAGTACGGCGTGAGGGCCGTGCATCGCTTCGACCATCGCCAGGAGGGAGCACCAGGGATCACCCACGGCGGTCTGGTCGCCGCCGCCTTCGACGACCTTTTCGGGTTCCTCCTCTACCGTGTCGGCGAGCTCGCTGTGACGAGGTCGCTGACCGTGGAGTACCTCCGTCCCGTGCTGCTGGGGGTGCGATACGAGTTCACTGCGCGAGTCCGGGACCAGGCGGGGCGGCGACTCCACGTCGACGCTGCGGCATCGGATGAAGGCGGCCGGCAGGTCGCGTCGGCGCACGCGACGTTCGTCATCGTTGACGTCGAGCACTTCGAACAGGGCATTCCCGCGAAGCGCTCCTGACTCACTCGCCAATGAAGGGCTCCAGCTCGACCGTCGGGTCGAGCTGGATGCCGTGGGAAGCCAGGGCGTCCTGGAGCACCAGGGTGACGTGGCGGGATAGACGCCGCACCATCACGTCCAGGGTCTCGTCGCGCTGGTCGAGCCACCAGATGACCGTGGCGTCGACCATCCCCATCACACCAACGAGGATGCCCTCAGGGAATGACTCGTCCCCCGAATTGGTGTAGCCCCGTGCCGCTAAGGCAATCTCGTCCAGCAGACGCGAACGACCCATCCGAGCGCGGTGCAGGGTGCGGCTCTGCCCCCGAGCCGCCAAGAAGCGGTAGAGATGGGGGTGGGCATCGGCCCAGGTCGCGCAGGCGCGCACCAGCCCCTCGACGACCTGTGCGGGCGTTCCCCGACGAGCGAGGTGCGGGCGGACCCGCTGGATGAGGTCCTGCGCCGCGAGGCGGACCACCTCGTTATCGAGGTCCTCGCGGCTGGCGAAGTAGCGGTAGACGTGCGGCCTCGGAATCCCAGCCCGCTCGGCGATCTGCGCCGTTCCCGCGTCCGCGCCCGTCTCATCGACGACCTGCAGAGCAGCGCTGGCCACGTGACGCCGCCGGCGGTCGCGGACCTCATCGTCGCGGGCAGTCCGGCGCCGCACCGTCGAATCCACCCATCGCCCTATCTCGACCACAGACCGCAGCCTACGCCGGGGGCGCCGAAGGCGGACCCTGACCATGTCGGGCGGCGTGCCATGGGACACCCTGTACCCAGTGGCTACATTATGGTCCAATGGGTACACCCTGTACCCAACTCGCTGGAGGCTCCCCGTGACCACACGCCGCTCCCCCTGGATGGACGACGACCTCGACTACGTCCGTGACCTTGCGCGCACATTCTGTGAGAAGGAGATCAAGCCGCACATCGAGACGTTCATCGCCGACAAGCACGTCGATAGGCAACTGTGGAACCGCGCTGGTGACGTCGGCCTGCTCTGCCTGTCGATCCCCGAGGAGTACGGCGGCGGCGGTGGCACCTTCGCCCACGAGGCCATCTTGATCGAGGAGCAGGCACGGGTCGGCGACAGCTCGTGGGGAGCGTCCCTGCACAACGGAATCGTCGCCCACTACCTGCTCGCATACGGCACGGAGGAGCAGAAGCAGCACTGGCTACCCAAGATGGCGTCCGGCGAGGTCGTCGGCGCGATCGCGATGACCGAGCCCGGGACAGGCTCGGACCTGCAGAACATCAAGACCAAGGCGGCGCGCGAGGGCGACGAGTACGTCGTCAGCGGCTCAAAGACCTTCATCACCAACGGCTCGCAGGCCGACCTGGTGCTCACCGTGGTCAAGACCGATCCGGACGACCGCGCCGCCGGCATTTCGCTGATGCTGGTCCCCACCAGCGCGGAGGGCTTCTCCCGCGGTCGGGTGCTCGACAAGATCGGGATGAAGGGGCAGGACACCTCGGAACTCTTCTTCGACAACGTCCGTGTCCCGGTCACCAACTTGCTGGGCCTCACCGAGGGCCAAGGCTTCGTGCAGCTCATGCAGCAACTGCCCCAGGAGCGGCTGCTCGTCGCGGTCTCGAACGTCGCGGCCATGGAGTTCTGCCTGGCCGAGACACTGGCCTACGTGCGCGACCGAACAGCCTTCGGACGGCCGATCTGGGGGTTCCAGAACACCAAGTTCAAGATGGCAGAGGTCGCAACAGAGGCTCGCGTGGCACGGTCCTTCGTGGACGAGTGCATCCAGCTCCACGTCGGCGAGGGTTTGGACATCCCCACCGCCGCCATGGTGAAACTGTGGTGCTCCGAACGAGCGCAGCGCGTCGCCGACACCTGCCTCCAGCTGCACGGCGGCTACGGGTACATGAACGAGTACCCCATCGCCCGCGTCTGGGCGGACATGCGCGTCTCGCAGATCTACGCCGGCAGCTCCGAGATCATGAAGGAGATCATCAGCCGGTCCCTGTGAGCACCGGACCCGCTCCGGCAGCACCGCCGGAGCGGGAAACCGGCGGGCCGGGTGTTGTGCGCCGAGCCCTGCCGGGATCCTCCGCGCTGTGCGCACAGCACAAGACGTCCATTCCACCGACATGACACCCTCGACAGGCATCGTCTGACAGGAGTGACATGAGCCAGCGAGTCGACCTGGTCTACCGCGTGTTCCTCGCCGCTGAAAGCCCGAGACCAAGATGCACCGCATCGCGCGGCTCGATGACGGCGGTTTCGCCATGTTCATCAAGATGCCCTGCGCCCTTGTCGACAGTCACACCGGGATGACGCTGCACAGTTGGTCAGCTCGCGGCCGTCGGTTACGCCTCACTGCTCCTAGATTCAATGCTGACCCGGTGGGTCTCCCATCCGTCGGCGCTCTGCTCCCCGGTCCCTTCAGCTACAAGCTCATCGTCAGCGACGTCCCCGACCCGACCGAGGACTCCTTCTTCCTCGGCAGCCGTCTCGAGACGATGAACCCGGCATCGCCGCAGCTCGGCGCCGCCGTCCTCAACGACGCCCTGCTCTCGTACGCCGAAATCTGCTGACCGCCGCCTGCACCCAGACCCGTCAGATCGACCGAACTGCCGGTCCGCTGCGCCGCTCACGTCGAACCCCGCACGGAAGGATCCACATCCTATGACCTCGACCCACTACGACGTGCTGATCATCGGCTCCGGCTTCGGTGGCTCGGTGACCGCCATGCGTTTGGCGGAGAAGGGGTACCGGGTGGGGGTGCTCGAGGCGGGCAAACGCTACGACACCGACGACCTGCCCGCCTCCTCCTGGGACGCCCGTCGGTTCGTCTGGGCGCCACGGCTCGGTTGCTTCGGCATTCAGCGTATCCACCTGCTGCGCGACGTCGTCATCTTGGCGGGCGCCGGGGTCGGCGGCGGGTCGCTCAACTATGCGAACACCCTCTATCAACCCCCTGCCCCGTTCTTCAACGATCGACAGTGGGCGCATATCACCGACTGGCATGCCGAGCTGGACCCGCACTACCAGACGGCACGGCAGATGCTGGGTGTCACACAGAACCCGCACGTGACCCCTTCGGACGAGG
The Aeromicrobium marinum DSM 15272 genome window above contains:
- a CDS encoding transglutaminase-like domain-containing protein, whose product is MRGELDPREALAPSRFVNSDHPDVRDFATSVVRGVQDPRERIGRLFAVVRDRLRYDPYSVSADPPDYLASAIIDGGPTWCVPKAVLLTASLRAAGIPAVLGFSDVRNHLNSAALLELMGTDLFVFHGWSAVYVDGQWRKGSPAFNSELCRRFGVPPLEFDGSRDALLHAADGAGRRHMEYVRERGMFVDLPFDELMATLLDTYGPAMVRGSNMPRPEDPRFGT
- a CDS encoding acyl-CoA dehydrogenase family protein, which codes for MTTRRSPWMDDDLDYVRDLARTFCEKEIKPHIETFIADKHVDRQLWNRAGDVGLLCLSIPEEYGGGGGTFAHEAILIEEQARVGDSSWGASLHNGIVAHYLLAYGTEEQKQHWLPKMASGEVVGAIAMTEPGTGSDLQNIKTKAAREGDEYVVSGSKTFITNGSQADLVLTVVKTDPDDRAAGISLMLVPTSAEGFSRGRVLDKIGMKGQDTSELFFDNVRVPVTNLLGLTEGQGFVQLMQQLPQERLLVAVSNVAAMEFCLAETLAYVRDRTAFGRPIWGFQNTKFKMAEVATEARVARSFVDECIQLHVGEGLDIPTAAMVKLWCSERAQRVADTCLQLHGGYGYMNEYPIARVWADMRVSQIYAGSSEIMKEIISRSL
- a CDS encoding TetR/AcrR family transcriptional regulator, whose amino-acid sequence is MSSPSMRARYREHVRAEVLETAHDLIAERGWDRVRMSEIAQAVGISRALLYKEFGDKPGLGEAVALREAARFIEGIEGVLAHHGSDAAGGLAASVGFVLEEAENSPLLRAVLISNRDALPSATGILPLLTTSVRLLELASGSLAQWLTSHVAGLREDEVSDAAEALVRLTVSHLALPTRSRVDTARSITEVGLRYLGLSGTPEQGS
- a CDS encoding TetR/AcrR family transcriptional regulator, with product MDSTVRRRTARDDEVRDRRRRHVASAALQVVDETGADAGTAQIAERAGIPRPHVYRYFASREDLDNEVVRLAAQDLIQRVRPHLARRGTPAQVVEGLVRACATWADAHPHLYRFLAARGQSRTLHRARMGRSRLLDEIALAARGYTNSGDESFPEGILVGVMGMVDATVIWWLDQRDETLDVMVRRLSRHVTLVLQDALASHGIQLDPTVELEPFIGE
- a CDS encoding BtrH N-terminal domain-containing protein, which translates into the protein MVSSSGTEVVTYPHRRGGHCGSGAMRDLLEWAGLGWGGPPDEGLVFALSGALDLSYVRDAALMPPVYLVGRGGDLETDLPRRLGAEVSVRATDDPQEGWTWVRDAVRDGRPALVWADIAELPYLRVRLQMSRHDIVVIGYDDEQQLAHVVDNDRDEVQLVPYSALARARSSQGFPVPTRHTYFDIAWPDRLPDLAEIAQTAFAQAAQAMTTSSGPTIVTGRDSAVGATGLAAVDLFAEDLAHWPEVFPDDVLDLVLQGLSAFVEKAGTGGGLFRRLLSSGAADIARLTGDARASEVAAAAHLCAETWSLVASLARGNGPAQGRVEQAALAAAGLPSLERDLVTALKTAAAPQDLRTGAR
- a CDS encoding lysophospholipid acyltransferase family protein, which codes for MRTTSSVERRPTHDDRRGPAWWLAVAVCKPVLMVLRRPDWRGVAGLPRVGGAVLAANHVSYLDPLLVAEMVLAEGRVPRFLAKDSLFGRPVVGRWFRAAGHVEVDRVAGRAAYKEAVRAARDGRLLLVYPEGSITKREDGLPMPLKSGAVRIALEASVPLVPVAQWGAQEILPAYSGRLRWGWRRRVSVLVGPPIPLEDLRNLESARAIEVGRRRLEDTLTSMVCELRGADTPRR
- a CDS encoding WS/DGAT domain-containing protein, producing MGLPSVGALLPGPFSYKLIVSDVPDPTEDSFFLGSRLETMNPASPQLGAAVLNDALLSYAEIC
- a CDS encoding PaaI family thioesterase, whose product is MSDAVISDYDTEPSAAGGEMGLDGGTASTLDAWIQSMSRPTPTAMGRLPSHSPTCAGCGKENPAGLALEVDATEYGVRAVHRFDHRQEGAPGITHGGLVAAAFDDLFGFLLYRVGELAVTRSLTVEYLRPVLLGVRYEFTARVRDQAGRRLHVDAAASDEGGRQVASAHATFVIVDVEHFEQGIPAKRS